AAGTCCGCTACAAATGTAGATACAGTGTACCAAGCGAAAATAGATGGTTATGAACTGACGAGTACAGAAAGAAATGACACTGCTGTAATTATGAATAATGGAGACATTTACACCTGTGATTTGTTGGTAAGtgcatttgaaaatatattaattttaagtaatttcaAATGGGGTTTATACATagataaatcaataaatagatttcttggagttattaaaaaaataacataaaaacaatagtTAATCCTAAACATATCgggaaacaataaaaatttgatttaactacataatatataataatgtgGTATGTTTAtgccaataaaatattcatgtcAGGTAACTAAAAActttattcattttcatttaaattataaaaaacatatcTTAATtcattatctattttaattacatatggcaatttattattaacatagGTTTTCCAAATCTCATCTGTTAATATTAAGCTCTAATCTATATTTCCAAATTTCACATGTCAATATTAAGCTCTAATCTATAGCCACAGTCAGATTTTCTTATGGTGGATCCTTGTCTTGCAGTTTCTTTTCTATCATATTTAACCGTTGTTCTGTTGTAtctatcattttatttatcttcttCGATAAATCGCACAACTGATTTTTTATTTCGACGATACAAAGTTCTTGTATAgcattaattgtaaaagacGCTGGTCTATTTCTATTTGAGTCGGAAGTTGTGCGTTTGCGTCTCTCCACATTTTGATTATcgaaagaaaatcgatcataCAAATAACTCTTGCGTTTAACTTGTTGCCTCTCAACGTCCTCTTCGTCATATTTTCTTACACGGaattcgtaattattattcttacgTATGCTTTTTCGCGTCTCCTTCCGGCTGGCAACCATCTTGTAGACTGACGCAATCAGTTCTCTCGGTATCTGTAAGAAGTTTCAAATGGAATAATGGTCATGTTACAAAAGTGGTTTTGTTTTGatgatgaatattattatattacttactcTATTTTCTCGGGGGTCGTTTGGTCTGATATTTAGTGTACGCATGTGGGATGCAGTCAATAATGCTCCCCAACGTAATACTGCTAGCAGCTGATTCGGGGCGCATGTCAGCAAAGAGCTGAACAGCATACTTTCAAGATGCGCTACTAGTTGTGTTTGACGAACGAGTCTGTCCAATCCAGCGCTCTCTTGAAGAGCCtggaaaaataatgaaatcatTAATTTTGCAAATTTGGTCTTACTATTGTGAAACTCGATAGTTCTGTTAATACTGAATACACATTCAACAAACTAGCAAGAATATGCTGACCTGTATATCGCTAACAGCCAATCCCACAAGTAAATTTGTCAGAATAACTGTTACAAGGAGGACAAATATCAAGAACATGCCATGTGCTGTGAACGGGTACTGTATTTCCGACCCTGAACATTCGCTATAGAATATATCCTCGTATTCTAATTCTCCGGACATCATCATAACTGTTTTGATCAGGGCTGCTGGAAGATGGAAAGGCGGGTAGTTGCTAAACAATACGCTGAACGCCAGACCGAAAGCAATCAATAAGCAACTGTACGCCATGAGGAATGTTGCAAAGTTCACCGTAACTGAAAATAGTCACTTATTTCATATTCACGAAGAATGCATCaatcatatatttaaaattccagTAAATACTTACCTGTTGTGAACATCTGTACGTAAAGTCCAAATGTTGGAAATCGTCCAACGATCATCATTAGTTCCAACcaacaacaaaatattgttatggCCGCGACATCATGCTGCCAGGTCGatgtattttttcttgcgTCTTCGTTGTCTATGTTCCAAGTGGGTATCTAAAACggtaaatattaatgaaatatgtaaatatgtatttgtgaaaaaattaaatattaaagtaattatgTTTTCACAGAATTATACCTACCGTGCACAAAAACACTCCTATGATGATAACAATTTGCAACCAATTTTCCCACTGTCTAATATACGCAGACCAATCGAGACAGGATTGGAAAATTTCCTTAGCCAAGAAACAAATATTTAGTAAAAGTATGACGTACTGAATCGGTCGCAGGTAGTTTGGTATGtcacatgttttattttcacatagAAACAACTCTGAAAACAttaaaactgaataaaaaaaaatcataggtaaggaaaataattaataataagaatacatacgtaaaatgtaaacactataaagtgtaataaataaagcgTGATAAACAAAGCTCAGGACGAAAAATTTCCTGATCCGTCtccacttcaaaaaaaggaatGTCTCTGCTACGGGATGCTTTAAAATGTCTTTTCGGCCAAcctaaaatacattttatatttcaattaattcaGCTTCACAATTggaaaagttaataaaactGATTAAAGAATTTTCTAAGTTGCAAGTTTACCTCTATGAAAGCGAGAAGCAATTCAGCCTCGCCTCTCGATATACATGGTACTAATGGCCGAAAGTCAATAGTCAGTTCGCAATCAACGTCTCCCAACTCATGTTCACTGACATGAACGGCGTCATCAAACTTGCCCAGATATCGAGGAACCACATCGGGAACCCGTCGGACGATGAATGATAATGCCGAAACTCCGCCGTTGGTGCGTAATGTAACATCTCCTCCataatctaaaataataagGGGAGGGTTAATCGAAAATATTTCGAAATTTGTACTTAGTTACTTTGGTAGGTACATTTGGCAATAAGGATGGATATATTccgatttaaatataattggtAAATAAAAGCATCTTATATACGATCTTATTCCTTCCAAGTATCGATATACGAAAATTACACCAATATATTGCTCGGCTTCGGTGCGGAAAAAAAACAGACATAATAAATAGTACTATACTCACCCAATAATAACAATACACACGCAGAAAACTCATTAAGCGCTGCAATATGTAATGGTGTATATCCAAAGTTATCTGAGGCGTTAGGGTCAGCTCCTTCGGACAATAGTAACCTCGCAACATCGCAGGCGCGGGCCCCTCTGACTATAGCACCATGCAACGCTGTCCGTCCATCAACATCCTGAGCTCTTACATTTGCTCTTCTCACCATGAGAAGTTCCACCACTTCAACAGATTGTGCTAACGCCGCTGAAAatgcaaattaattaataaataataaatggaaTACATTAATTTGCATAGATCGAAAGACGCAATACCTAGATGAAGTGCAGTTTGGCCTCGAGAGTTGGGTGTATCGATATGAGCACCATGATCTAGTAACAAACGCGCACATTCCGCATGACCATCCACTGCAGCTAAATGCAAGGCAGTCGCTCGACCAGTTCCCATGGCCGCTCTTACATCTGCTCCAGCATCGAGCAAAAGTTTCAAACATGATGGTGAACCTAATGATGCGGCTACGTGAAGTGGTGTTTCTGTGAATACCTAAAAATGCTAATGTTGAATCATTTGAAAGCATAAAATAgcaagtaaaattaaaaacactatTGCATTggattttgttattaaacgacTACGTTTCGACAACACGTGTTTTGATCATTGCTATAATATTCAACGGCTCTGTTATTACAATAAGCCATTGTTTACACTTGTATGATGGAATACAGGCTCACCTGCGGTGTGTCAGGGCATGCGCCAGCGTTTAACAGCTCTCTTACGACATCCGGTGCGTCACTTAAAACTGCGTAGTGTAGTGGAGAATGTTCGCTCAAACCTGCGTTTACATCAGCTCCGTGGCTCAGAAGCGCCTGGAAATAGGTGTTTGATTTAAATTCGGATCCTAAAACGAACCCAGgtccataaaaaaattaataattgttgcctaatatttttgttagaattagaaatattaattaaaactataatataacagAACCAAGATCTCCAAgatcagattttttttttcaagaatttataattgtatacCTTTACACATGCAACGGATTTAGCACTTGCAGCGCAATGCAACGGTGTAGCTTTCCGATCTGTAGTTGAATCCCACATATTGGGATCAGCTCCATGTTCCAGGAGCAGCCGTGCGCAATCCTCACTGGCCACGAGACAAGTTAGATGTAAACAGGttctgaaatattattaatcagATACTGAATCCCATATAAAATGCAGCATTGACGACTGATTGAAAGATATCTATAATTATGCGTCCTTGAATCGTACATATTGTATAATCCCTCTCTATAATTATGCTCTCAAAGGATCCCTAAaatacacaattttaaaaatttaatgaaaccggttcagttgttcctaagattagcgtgttcaaacatacaaactcttcggcttatattattacttattagtaacagctagttattgagtttacttagaaaaataaagctaTTAACTAATTGAATGTCATCAAAGTAATAAACTATACTTAtgcgtaaatatttttacctcTAAGGAAACGCGTTCTACTTTAGCATTCGTTTATGGTTTCCAGATATCAATTAAATAGTTCCGGTGACGATTATCGATCGGGATTTGGGCATTAAACTTTCTCTTTGAAATTTTGACGATTctcgttataataaatacaatttgggattgaaataaatcatataaataatataatatagaaagaCATGAATAACcgcataaaagaaaaaaaaaatacttaaatcaCAAGCCCATCTCGGCATCACCGGATCGACATAGCCTTGTTTTCATCgatgtttttgaaaaaaaaaatataattatgaactAGTTTTAGTAGTTAAAACAATGCGATGGTATTCAATCATAAATTCGTAACTATATTAACTTATTGTTTACCTTACCTCCCAGCATCATCAGAACTGTTAGGATCAGCGCCAAGTTTCAACAGTTTGTTTAGAACTGAGCTCTTGCCCATCCAAGCCGCCCAGAGGGCAGCTGATTTTATTCCCACAGTATCCGTATCAGATGCTAAACTTATCAACTCTTCAGTATGTCCGTTTTCCAAAAGCGCGGCAAATTCCTCCGCATAGGGAAGCTGCTTCAAGACATTTTGTATTTCCTCTGTTTGcgaacaaattaatatttattacatcgATTATTCTGCGTTTTCgattagatattaaaaaattcattcataagtataacttttacaattaTGGGCCGACAACAGAAGATGTTTTCTTCAATTACTCTatgattaagttttattttaacatttagcTTTGAGAGAAACATGACTCGTATCGAAATTAAAAACTCCGCCATATAaatgtagaaatatttttagagtaaatattttttctcgtaggtacctagttcCCAGATATCCCTGGATGGTTTCACTCGTAATCGGTCATCCAAATCAGTGCCATGAGCAGACTCATCACTTGATATATAGACAATTTCTGCCTCATCTGAATCTTCGGGGAGTTCGTCAATATCCTCTCTCCACCTCGTACTTCCCTCCCGAAACCcctaaataagaaaaaacaaGTCAGAAgacatatacataattattttcattatcaaTCATTccataatttttcaaatgcgATATTATTTCTAAAGTTATTTAGAAACTATTAGTTAATGTTTGGTTTAAAGCTTCACTCCTGTTTTGAAAATTGGTGAAGTAGTTATTTAAGGTTTATACCCCGGCCCTGTATCTATATATGTACCACCAAATTATTCCCttaaacttaattaattaagtaaaatgttGGTGTTTGTACACTTCTTCATTCCCTGCGATTAAAAAGCAgttaaatttactttattagtCATAAACTGAAGTTTACAGCTTTTAAACCATAATGTGGTATTCCGTATTTATCTGTTTTATTGCTAAAAAACCGCTACTTATGGGTCCGCGGGTCACAATAATTGAGCCGTTGTTTCCGATACTTATGGACACAACACTTCGGCCTCcgtgataatataattaaactattctaacacaaacacacactCAACGCGTATATGAATAGTTTGGAATGAGGTTAACCTTTTTCTTAGCGCTCGATTTTTTCACAGAAGGCATCACGTTCGCGGTAACTCTTGCGCATATCTAAACAAGCACACGCGCGCTTCACTGAAAACTGAAATCTCAAATACGCCTGTaccaaatataaatacaattatgaaCTTTACCGCACACTTTACCCATTCCACCTTAAACTGAGAGTGTGATATCAAATTCATTGAAAAATTTGGATGTCAGCCGATGAGCCGCCCAcgacattatttataaagatcaCACGTATAATATGTGTTCTactctattttataatttctttttatcTTATTCAAAGTCGTTTATCTTCATTTTTCACTTTGGTGAGGGATGGCTTTACTTAAAAGAGAACATTAATCCTTTAACatgtgtattttaatatcgtgttatattttttatttttgtttattgctATAAACAAAAAGGAACGATGTTGTTACACAATAATTCTTTTTGgtctgatttatttttacggtGTAAAAGGCAgggaattatattttacatgaaaatctttattGTGATTAAAAGCTTAGTggttaatacatataaataaaatgttgcgAGAGTCTTTGTTGAaagattaaagatttaaatttgttGACATTTAGTAACTATGTGagttaacattaatttaatacgaTTAAAAGCAAATTCAACAAACGGAGACTACGCTGAAAAATGGGCTCGCTGTTAAAAGGGGAAGGAGATCAAGACACATTTCATCAAGTCTGGCCGGGAGTTTTAGCAACATATCACgttatttgtttttcacaACATAAGCTCCATAGCTTTGCAATAATATTCTACATCAATAGGATACGATAGCCAAAACAACAAAGTTAGCAGTGATAGATTTAAATCTGTTTCGTTGAATTCATTACGAGGTAAACGTGTTAGAGCCGACTCCTTCCAATAGTAAATGTAAGAAAAGACTATCACGTgaagttaggtaggtaccggGGATATGTCGTACAAAAGGTAATACCGATCTGTATTGATATTGAACGATATTTATTGGCATGCAATGATTTCTTTCTTTATCTAAACAACTAAAACATGATCAAAAGCTTCGACTTTAAGGtgatgaattaatttttctaacatttacGGCCCTTTTTAAACCttcgtaatttttatattattaaagttgtCGTGATGAAAATTCTTGACAAGAAAGTTCAATAGTAACACAATACTTGTACCGTTTTAGAAACATGATTCCATGATATTTTctcgatagaaaaaaaatacaaagttctcattgttattttttttaaatctctgGCATCTTCAAAATAACAAACGTAAAGTTACGACTTTTTGgatattaactataaaatatacaacctATACGTCTACCGTGTTAGAATTTTGAAATATGCGATggttttgaaataaacaagAAATACTTGAAATTAGCGCGCGACCAGCCAATCTAGCGAGAGCCGTCCTGTACCTTCCTACCCCGATCGCTGCACGAGTCATTCCCGCTACGGCCGTCACACGGGGAACTTGTGTCGCTTGTCTTCGAGTCGCGCAATCGTAACAAAGGGTGACAACACGATAAGACAAATGGGgacaataaagaaaataagaaGAAGAAACATAAAGGTTGGAGGAAAAAGAATGCTTACAATTGGAACAAATTAATGGAGTAagttggttttattttaaatttgatgatatttgtattatagaCGATGTTTGATATGTACCCCTGTTTTAAGTACATAACGAATgtgtaagatttttttaatttatagcatAAATAATCTTTTCAGAAATCCGGAATCCAGAAGGAAAATAAACCCACTAATTGTTCACAATGTGAACCTTCGTAAGCACCTTCattcagtcaaaaatttatgTTATCAACGCTCTACTGGTTTTATCGCATGATTCCATTTTTAGCAAAAAGCAACAAAGtgcaaagaaataaaaaatcatggTGAACTTAGTGGAAGTATGGTGGACGTAATATGGAACAGAAGCTCATTGGagtagtattatatttaaaaaaaatacgaaaaaaattCAAGAATTACATTTCTTAGTAGGTGGTAGATACGTATGTTGTATAAAGAAtttgatattgatatttatttcatttttacttACTACACCTGTGCGGGAAATTGCTTAGTACTAAAACAggtttatattcatatttacatagtaatgtgaaagtttttcgaaaaattttgtgtatatGAGTTCCTGGGTGATCTGGAAACACAATTGGGCCCGGAAGGTGGCGCTGCAGTCACTCCTCCTAATCACAtgaaccgatttggatgaaTATTTGTGTGCACATATCATTGTTGTGGGATGATCGGTTGATTCGTTTTCACATTAgctaaaattatgtatttttgttgttagaaagtaaacttaatttaatgtttataatacattattattggtATAAATAAGCCAGTATTCGTCTCACATTGCTGTACCTGCCTACCTACCCTACCAGGGCCTAACTTTGTTCTggctattttattttgattatttgttGAATAATTACCATTATAATAGagtgcaaaaaataaatacttgcgtgaatatattttgtgtgttttttttaaataattattttatttaaaaaaatatcattccgaccgcggctttgcccgcgtggAATTAGGTTATACCGTGAATCCTGTTTTATCCCACAGGAGTGTTCAGTccaattaaatatatgtataacaatattatagctGTATGACGACTCCATACATGTTTGTCCCGAGTCGGCCAGCGGCAGCGCGGCGAGTTTGCAAGAATGACTTCGCGCACGCCCGCGTTCGCGATAGCGAGCTATTAGACTCCGCCCAGCAAGCagtggatttttttttgtgtatcgTCTTAAAATAGGGAAATATATAATCTACGTTACGAGAAACGAtgcattcaatattttttaaattcagcCGAATGATGGGAATCTCGACCTTCGCAcggaaaaaatgttataattccACGAATTTTGTTTACACATATTGTATTCGCGTGGCGGTGTTGCAAACAATTGATTCTGATATCCATTATTAGAACAACAGGCTCGGTACATACCGCGCCGAAGTTAATTGCCGTAGAAATAGATCCCTCATGTAGACGTTAGTTTGCATACAAACGATGGAAAGTTTTATATCCAAGTCAAATTGATCGTGATTGAATGGTTGTTTAGATTAATTCATAAACGTTCTTAATCCTTACGAATATCACagtttacttaatatttactatGTAACTAATATTACGAATATCAAAGTAtctctatctgtctgtctcttcttGACACCTAAACCACTGAACCAATTCGGATGAAATTTGTTACAGAGATAGTTTGAGACCTGAGAAATAACATAGGATAGATTTCATACCAGAAGCCCCACGGGACTTATAATTTTACCCCAGAAATGGAATGAGATAACCACTGCAgcaaaaagtaatattttataacccATCTCGCTATCTCCAGACACAAATAATATCATCATAAAATCGCTCCGTTGCGACGTGAAAGGATGACATAGAAATGAAACACAATTTCGCCTTTATCCTTGAAAACATGTATTTCAATgcaatatataaaatgtattttttccaaataaTTATTGGTAGGACGACGAACTTACACTGCCGTTGTGcgttatgtatttttaaataaaacagtcATCGTCAGCTGGGTCTAgcaaattaatcttaattaatcTTCAAACACATAAAAGCTCAAAATATAAGAGTAATTTGTTCATCTATtatgaaaatgacgataattTCGTGTGACTGCTAAATAtactactaatataataattctgtTATGAATCATTAAGCTGAGtgtgttttcttcagattaataattatttttgaaatcagtaaagtagttcctgagatttaCAGATTccaacaaacaaaatctttagctttaaattaatattaaagataaGTGTTCATTaacaattgttttaatatattaatagtacCTAGTGAACAAATAAAAGAAGATCCTAGAGCAGTAATTTCCACAAAGGTCCACAGAAGTGCCGAACGTACCTAGTCTACTTATGTCtacgtaaattaaaaatattagatttacacaatattttttaaatgcagtttaCAAGAATCAATAGTTTGGCTATATCTGACCTAAAGTATAACCTGCCACCTCCTCTTGTACTCTAAATATGTTCTGTTAAGTCTGCTCTTTACAGGAAAAGGACTAAAAGATAAGATCACTTACTACCTTCTTACCTCATTAGTTTCGATAATAGTATCACAAAACATCACTCATTTCAATCCAAAAATAAGGTCTTCATggaaatttgtttgtttgttacacaATTCTTTTTGCCctgattaatattataaaatatttatttaacctcATTGGCGGTAAACGATCGGTCCAATTTAACAAACGCCCGGATCGCGTCAAGacttgatgtttttatttttcttatatatttaaaacaacttGAGATATCAAagaaatgaaaacatttaagaTGCACAAAGATGCGAAATTTGAACAGTCTttcacaatttattatatatttttccacTGTCacttttaaattgatatatcTTTTGGTGGAAACAGCGTCTTGTGCGGAGTCAGATTGAATACTACTGAATCTTAAGTTTCCtttgaaaatatgtataaacaaactaaaaagATATTTGACTTGTGATACCATGATTCTAAATGTATGAACGTTGTTTTAAACCCATTTGTTTCCAATCATTCCCAGAAGACTAGCAGATTTCACCTGCTTGTAATcgtctatttataataatacaaataaacactGCGGTACGAGAGCTgagaaatattcattttatattccacttgcattttgtatgaagaagtgtatacaacataatatatagtttaGACTTGTGGGTGTCCTTTAAAAACTTCTTCATTTAAGTTATGAATTAAGCTTAGTTGTAAGAATACAATCTTCGTCTAAAGTACGTTTTTGGATTATTTACAAAAgtgaaaacattattattgcCACTGtctctttaaataattttattcaaccAGTAAATGAAAGCTTCTTGACtagtttcttaaatatatttagtaagtaggtactaaaagATGACTGTCTTCTCAGATTTTAATagaatgaatttataaattttccgTGTACTTGTACAGTTTTTCAGGGATTTCCCTTgctatatttgtttatttattaggttttgtAATCCGGTTTCCAGATTGGTGCCGATGGCGCAAACTCAGCAGTCCGCAAAGCTATGGGAGTGCAATATGTGTCATGGAAGTACGACCACATGGGAGTAGTAGCAACACTTGAATTGTCAGAGGTAAATAAACAAGAACTGTTttaccacaaaaaactttagacagggtttaactttaagcgtgggttctctttaatctggtttcgtcgtatttcacatagacaacaattaaagtgacagatccctggtttaaagttagactgtgtttaaattgttttgcgGTAAGTCCATTAGAATGATGTGGCGATAGTGTCTGAGCCGTACAATCTGCCACCCCGGGACAACTGGGCGGGCGATCTGGACGGCTTGGTGACACTAGTTACACAAGGTGGTCCTCAAATAGAGCGAGTGGTCAGGCGACGGGGCTGCGTCTCAGCGGTAATTAACGGCTACACCGTCGTTGGGGCGTATTTCTCGCCAAATCGCTGTCTCGCCGATTTCGAGGAGTTTCTCGTCGAGCTGAGAGATTTGGTCGACCTCGCGCAGCCACTGTCTGTGCTCGTGGCCGGGGACCTCAACGCCAAGTCGGTGTCTTGGGGTTGCCGGGCAAGTGACGTGCGCGGTACACTGCTTGCAGACTGGGCAGTTGCCTCCGGGTTAACACTTCTTAACCGCGGAAGAGAGCTGACGTGCGTGCGACAGAGGGGTGGCTCCATTGTAGACGTCACTTTCGCGAGCCCCCCTCTCGCCCGGTGTATTCAAGACTGGAGGGTTCTTGTGGACGTGGAGACGCTTTCGGATCACCGGTACATCCGGTTCAGCGTATCCACGCCCTCAGCGGCCTCCAGCCGAATCCCCACTGGTGAGCGCCGCCCACGCTGGGCACTTGGTAGCCTCGATAGGGAGCTTCTCATTGAAGCTGCCATAGTGCAGGCTTGGCTCCCGACGCCGCAATATGGCAGCGTTGATGTGGAGGAGGAGGCCACTTGGCTTGCTGATGCAATGGTGCAAGTGTGCGACGCGAGCATGCGGAGAGTGCGATCGGTTCCGAGAAGGCGACAAACGTACTGGTGGTCCGCCGATATCTCCCAGCTACGTGCTTCTTGCGTGGCTGCGAGGCGGACGTACACCAGGCACAGACGCCGTAGACGGCGTGACGAAGAGGAGGAAGCGCGGTTATACGCCGTCTACAGAGACTGTATCGTGTCTCTCCAGGACGCGATTAAGGCAGCAAAAACTCGCGCTTGGGAGGAGATGCTCGAGGGTTTGAACCATGAACCTTGGGGTCGGCCGTACAAGAGGGTGAGGCAAAAACTTCGCCCTTGGGCCCCGCCCTTATCTCAAACTCTAGAGCCTCGATTTCTGGAGCAGGTGGTGACGTCCCTGTTTCCGGATCGGGGAAGACATTCTCCCCCTCCGATGGCACCCACAATGACAGCGCAGGAGGAGCCCGCTGATGAAAATGTCCCGGCGGTCACGCGTGACGAGCTCGCAGTGGCAGTGGAGCGGCTCAAAGCAAAAAACACCGCCCCTGGCCTAGATGGTATCCCAGGGCGGGTTTGGGTGTTGGCGCTCGGTGCACTTGGACCCAGGGTGGAACAACTGTTCACGGAATGCCTCCAACAGGGCCAATTTCCCCGGAGGTGGAAGACTGGGAAGTTGGTGCTGTTGCAGAAGGACGGACGCCCGCGCGATTCGCCCTCGGCTTACAGGCCGATCGTGCTGCTCGATGAGGTGAGCAAGCTCTTTGAGCGCGTTTTCGCAGCTCGCCTCATCGATCATCTGGAGGGAGTGGGGCCGGACCTGAGTGAAAACCAATTTGGATTCCGCCGGGGACGGTCCACCATTGATGCGATTGCGGCGCTGCGTGATCTCGCAGACAATGCGGCTGATGATGGTGGAGTGCTTTTGGCGGTGTC
The Colias croceus chromosome 18, ilColCroc2.1 genome window above contains:
- the LOC123699535 gene encoding transient receptor potential channel pyrexia-like isoform X1, whose product is MPSVKKSSAKKKGFREGSTRWREDIDELPEDSDEAEIVYISSDESAHGTDLDDRLRVKPSRDIWELEEIQNVLKQLPYAEEFAALLENGHTEELISLASDTDTVGIKSAALWAAWMGKSSVLNKLLKLGADPNSSDDAGRTCLHLTCLVASEDCARLLLEHGADPNMWDSTTDRKATPLHCAASAKSVACVKALLSHGADVNAGLSEHSPLHYAVLSDAPDVVRELLNAGACPDTPQVFTETPLHVAASLGSPSCLKLLLDAGADVRAAMGTGRATALHLAAVDGHAECARLLLDHGAHIDTPNSRGQTALHLAALAQSVEVVELLMVRRANVRAQDVDGRTALHGAIVRGARACDVARLLLSEGADPNASDNFGYTPLHIAALNEFSACVLLLLDYGGDVTLRTNGGVSALSFIVRRVPDVVPRYLGKFDDAVHVSEHELGDVDCELTIDFRPLVPCISRGEAELLLAFIEVGRKDILKHPVAETFLFLKWRRIRKFFVLSFVYHALFITLYSVYILQLFLCENKTCDIPNYLRPIQYVILLLNICFLAKEIFQSCLDWSAYIRQWENWLQIVIIIGVFLCTIPTWNIDNEDARKNTSTWQHDVAAITIFCCWLELMMIVGRFPTFGLYVQMFTTVTVNFATFLMAYSCLLIAFGLAFSVLFSNYPPFHLPAALIKTVMMMSGELEYEDIFYSECSGSEIQYPFTAHGMFLIFVLLVTVILTNLLVGLAVSDIQALQESAGLDRLVRQTQLVAHLESMLFSSLLTCAPNQLLAVLRWGALLTASHMRTLNIRPNDPRENRIPRELIASVYKMVASRKETRKSIRKNNNYEFRVRKYDEEDVERQQVKRKSYLYDRFSFDNQNVERRKRTTSDSNRNRPASFTINAIQELCIVEIKNQLCDLSKKINKMIDTTEQRLNMIEKKLQDKDPP
- the LOC123699535 gene encoding transient receptor potential channel pyrexia-like isoform X2 translates to MFCDTIIETNEGFREGSTRWREDIDELPEDSDEAEIVYISSDESAHGTDLDDRLRVKPSRDIWELEEIQNVLKQLPYAEEFAALLENGHTEELISLASDTDTVGIKSAALWAAWMGKSSVLNKLLKLGADPNSSDDAGRTCLHLTCLVASEDCARLLLEHGADPNMWDSTTDRKATPLHCAASAKSVACVKALLSHGADVNAGLSEHSPLHYAVLSDAPDVVRELLNAGACPDTPQVFTETPLHVAASLGSPSCLKLLLDAGADVRAAMGTGRATALHLAAVDGHAECARLLLDHGAHIDTPNSRGQTALHLAALAQSVEVVELLMVRRANVRAQDVDGRTALHGAIVRGARACDVARLLLSEGADPNASDNFGYTPLHIAALNEFSACVLLLLDYGGDVTLRTNGGVSALSFIVRRVPDVVPRYLGKFDDAVHVSEHELGDVDCELTIDFRPLVPCISRGEAELLLAFIEVGRKDILKHPVAETFLFLKWRRIRKFFVLSFVYHALFITLYSVYILQLFLCENKTCDIPNYLRPIQYVILLLNICFLAKEIFQSCLDWSAYIRQWENWLQIVIIIGVFLCTIPTWNIDNEDARKNTSTWQHDVAAITIFCCWLELMMIVGRFPTFGLYVQMFTTVTVNFATFLMAYSCLLIAFGLAFSVLFSNYPPFHLPAALIKTVMMMSGELEYEDIFYSECSGSEIQYPFTAHGMFLIFVLLVTVILTNLLVGLAVSDIQALQESAGLDRLVRQTQLVAHLESMLFSSLLTCAPNQLLAVLRWGALLTASHMRTLNIRPNDPRENRIPRELIASVYKMVASRKETRKSIRKNNNYEFRVRKYDEEDVERQQVKRKSYLYDRFSFDNQNVERRKRTTSDSNRNRPASFTINAIQELCIVEIKNQLCDLSKKINKMIDTTEQRLNMIEKKLQDKDPP